One part of the Streptomyces lienomycini genome encodes these proteins:
- a CDS encoding LacI family DNA-binding transcriptional regulator — protein sequence MTKQGGGGKRPPGMTDVARAAGVSAQTVSRVLSGHPNVREQTRAEVLAAVARLGYRRNNAARMLSSGRSRTIGVVTLRSTFYSRAAVTSGIERAAQGAGYAVSTATTASLDTFAIETALSRLTDQGVEGIILSVPLINGSTRLEELTRATPTLTIDGSRTGATEVVAVDQSLAARLAVRHLLDLGHETVWHLAGPAEWLEAASRRDGWRAALEEAGRTAPPPLEGDWSPASGYRAGLVLGRIPDVTAVFVASDEMAFGAVRALRELGRRVPEDISVVGVDDIELAEYCAPPLTTVAQPFAQMGELAVAHLLRFIAAPETVPEPASVEPRLVVRASTAAAPGTAAASSTTAVDG from the coding sequence ATGACGAAGCAGGGCGGCGGCGGGAAACGCCCGCCGGGGATGACGGACGTGGCCCGGGCCGCCGGGGTGTCCGCACAGACGGTGTCGCGGGTGCTCTCCGGGCACCCGAACGTGCGGGAGCAGACGCGCGCCGAGGTGCTGGCCGCGGTGGCCCGGCTCGGCTACCGGCGCAACAACGCGGCCCGCATGCTCTCCTCCGGGCGCAGCCGCACCATCGGCGTGGTGACCCTCCGGTCCACGTTCTACTCGCGCGCCGCGGTCACTTCGGGCATCGAACGCGCCGCCCAGGGCGCCGGGTACGCGGTGAGCACCGCGACCACCGCCTCCCTCGACACCTTCGCCATCGAGACCGCCCTGTCGCGGCTCACCGACCAGGGCGTCGAGGGCATCATCCTGTCGGTGCCGCTGATCAACGGCAGCACGCGGCTCGAAGAGCTGACCCGTGCCACGCCGACCCTCACCATCGACGGTTCGCGTACCGGCGCCACCGAGGTGGTGGCCGTGGACCAGTCCCTGGCGGCCCGCCTGGCCGTCCGGCATCTGCTGGACCTGGGGCACGAGACGGTCTGGCACCTCGCGGGCCCCGCCGAGTGGCTGGAGGCCGCGAGCCGGCGGGACGGCTGGCGGGCCGCGCTCGAGGAGGCGGGGCGGACGGCGCCGCCTCCTCTGGAGGGCGACTGGTCGCCCGCCTCGGGATACCGGGCGGGGCTCGTCCTGGGCCGGATCCCGGACGTGACCGCGGTGTTCGTGGCGAGCGACGAGATGGCGTTCGGCGCCGTCCGGGCCCTGCGGGAACTGGGACGGCGCGTCCCCGAGGACATCTCCGTGGTCGGCGTCGACGACATCGAGCTGGCCGAGTACTGCGCGCCGCCCCTGACCACCGTCGCCCAGCCGTTCGCGCAGATGGGCGAACTCGCCGTCGCCCATCTGCTGCGCTTCATCGCCGCGCCGGAGACCGTGCCCGAACCGGCGTCGGTGGAACCGCGCCTGGTCGTCCGCGCGAGCACGGCGGCGGCGCCGGGGACGGCGGCGGCTTCGAGCACGACGGCCGTCGACGGCTGA